Proteins from a genomic interval of Nocardia sp. BMG51109:
- a CDS encoding SGNH/GDSL hydrolase family protein, which produces MSRTWRTFAVTGAATVAAGSGAGTAWWATYRLLMQQAQAARTVIGRDTSKPPEADGVYTAGCRAPESWRSGIPFDLHLMVFGDSTAAGVGCRSAEEVPGVRIARGLAETTGQRIRLSTKAISGATSKGLAGQVDAMFVAGPPPDAAVILIGANDVTKKHSVWHSAQRLRSAVSRLHEAGSIVVVGTCPDLGAVVAIPQPLRTVVHSWSVRLARAQVAATRSAGGCPVPMGNLLGHDFRTTPEVLFSADGFHPSAAGYELAATHLLPALLRELGERDSGIPDVPSAIAAT; this is translated from the coding sequence GTGTCGAGAACGTGGCGCACATTCGCGGTGACCGGTGCTGCCACGGTGGCGGCCGGTTCGGGAGCAGGCACCGCCTGGTGGGCGACGTACCGATTGTTGATGCAGCAGGCCCAGGCCGCGCGCACGGTGATCGGCCGGGACACCTCGAAGCCCCCCGAGGCCGACGGCGTGTATACGGCCGGATGCCGGGCGCCCGAATCCTGGCGCAGCGGCATACCTTTCGATCTGCATCTGATGGTCTTCGGTGATTCGACGGCGGCCGGTGTCGGCTGCCGCAGCGCGGAGGAGGTGCCGGGCGTGCGGATCGCGCGTGGCCTCGCCGAAACCACGGGGCAGCGCATCCGGCTCAGCACCAAGGCGATCTCCGGTGCCACCTCGAAGGGCCTGGCGGGCCAGGTCGACGCGATGTTCGTCGCCGGGCCGCCGCCGGACGCCGCGGTGATTCTGATCGGCGCCAACGATGTGACCAAGAAGCATTCGGTATGGCATTCGGCGCAGCGGCTGCGCTCGGCGGTGTCGCGGCTGCACGAGGCCGGCAGCATCGTCGTCGTGGGCACCTGCCCGGATCTCGGTGCCGTGGTGGCGATTCCGCAGCCGCTGCGCACGGTGGTGCACAGCTGGAGCGTGCGACTGGCCCGGGCGCAGGTGGCCGCGACCAGGTCGGCGGGCGGCTGCCCGGTGCCGATGGGCAATCTGCTCGGTCACGATTTTCGCACCACACCCGAGGTGTTGTTCTCCGCCGACGGCTTCCATCCCTCGGCGGCCGGCTACGAACTGGCGGCCACACACCTGCTGCCGGCGCTGCTGCGCGAGCTCGGTGAGCGGGATTCGGGCATACCAGATGTTCCCAGCGCGATCGCCGCGACGTAG
- a CDS encoding acetyl-CoA C-acetyltransferase: protein MPEAVIVSAARSPIGRAGKGSLVSMRPDDLATQMVRAALDKVPALAATDIDDLMLGCGQPGGEAGFNMAKVVATQLGYDFLPGVTLNRYCSSSLQTSRMAFHAIKAGEGDVFLSAGVETVSRFPKGTSDSWPDTHNLAFGEAEARTVKRAEGGSGGWTDPRENDQLPDVYIAMGQTAENVAQFTGISREDQDHWGVRSQNRAEEAIKSGFFEREISPVTLPDGSVVSTDDGPRPGTTYEKVSQLKPVFRPDGTITAGNACPLNDGAAALVIMSDTKAKALGLTPLARIVSTGVSGLSPEIMGLGPIEAVRRALKLAGKTIDDIDLYEINEAFAVQVLGSARELNMDLDKLNVSGGAIALGHPFGMTGARITATLLNNLQTHDKQFGLETMCVGGGQGMAMIIERLS from the coding sequence ATGCCAGAGGCCGTCATCGTTTCCGCTGCCCGCTCCCCCATCGGCCGCGCAGGCAAGGGCTCCCTGGTGAGCATGCGACCGGACGACCTCGCGACGCAGATGGTCCGCGCCGCCCTGGACAAGGTGCCGGCGCTGGCCGCCACCGATATCGACGACCTGATGCTGGGCTGCGGCCAGCCGGGCGGCGAGGCCGGCTTCAACATGGCCAAGGTGGTGGCCACCCAGCTGGGTTACGACTTCCTGCCCGGGGTCACGCTCAACCGCTACTGCTCGTCGTCACTGCAGACCAGCCGCATGGCCTTCCACGCCATCAAGGCCGGTGAGGGCGACGTGTTCCTCTCCGCCGGCGTCGAGACCGTGTCGCGGTTCCCGAAAGGCACCTCCGACAGCTGGCCGGACACCCACAATCTCGCGTTCGGCGAGGCGGAGGCCCGCACCGTGAAGCGCGCCGAGGGCGGCTCGGGCGGCTGGACCGACCCGCGCGAGAACGATCAGCTGCCCGACGTCTACATCGCGATGGGCCAGACCGCCGAGAACGTCGCCCAGTTCACCGGCATCTCCCGGGAGGACCAGGACCACTGGGGCGTGCGCTCGCAGAACCGCGCGGAGGAGGCGATCAAGTCGGGCTTCTTCGAGCGCGAGATCAGCCCGGTGACGCTGCCCGACGGCAGCGTCGTATCCACCGACGACGGTCCCCGGCCGGGCACCACCTACGAGAAGGTGTCGCAGCTCAAGCCGGTGTTCCGCCCCGACGGCACGATCACCGCGGGCAATGCCTGCCCGCTCAACGACGGCGCGGCGGCGCTGGTGATCATGAGCGACACCAAGGCGAAGGCGCTGGGCCTGACGCCGCTGGCGCGCATCGTCTCCACCGGTGTGTCGGGGCTGTCGCCGGAGATCATGGGCCTGGGCCCGATCGAGGCCGTACGGCGGGCGCTGAAGCTGGCCGGCAAGACCATCGACGATATCGATCTGTACGAGATCAACGAGGCATTCGCGGTGCAGGTGCTCGGTTCGGCGCGCGAGCTGAACATGGACCTGGACAAGCTCAACGTCTCGGGCGGTGCGATCGCGCTGGGCCACCCGTTCGGCATGACCGGCGCCCGCATCACCGCCACCCTGCTCAACAACCTGCAGACCCACGACAAGCAGTTCGGCCTGGAAACCATGTGCGTCGGCGGCGGCCAGGGCATGGCGATGATCATCGAGCGGCTGAGCTGA
- a CDS encoding DUF1330 domain-containing protein codes for MPAYAVAHLHNVDINAGIVEYLRRIDGTLAPFGGRFLVHGGQQRAVEGPADGTVIVLEFPDYAAAQEWYASPEYQAILPLRTDNSVGVAVIAEHCGDDHVATDILPPEAVRG; via the coding sequence ATGCCTGCCTACGCCGTCGCACATCTGCACAATGTCGATATCAATGCCGGGATCGTCGAATATCTGCGGCGCATCGATGGCACTCTCGCGCCGTTCGGCGGGAGGTTCCTCGTGCACGGCGGGCAACAGCGGGCGGTCGAGGGGCCGGCCGACGGGACCGTCATCGTGCTCGAATTCCCGGATTACGCTGCGGCACAAGAGTGGTACGCCTCGCCGGAGTATCAGGCGATTCTTCCGTTGCGGACGGACAACTCCGTCGGGGTCGCCGTCATCGCCGAGCACTGCGGGGACGATCACGTCGCCACCGACATCCTGCCGCCCGAAGCGGTGCGAGGCTGA
- a CDS encoding alpha/beta fold hydrolase yields MPYAKAADGVRLAHQTRGEGFPLVLIAGQSNNHHWWDGIRADFHGTHRTITFDHRGTGDSDKPDIPYSTPGFADDVIAVLDDLGIGRADIYGTSMGGRVAQWVAARYPERVRALVLGCTSPGGRHAVDRGADIRRSLADPATAGQALKDLMYTPAWLETHPGPYQTLGDPAMPAYARRRHLLASHRHDAWDALPGIAIPTLVVHGSDDRFNPAANAPLLAERIPDSRLLMIPGARHAYFEEFRHIASPAVREFLASVDD; encoded by the coding sequence GTGCCGTATGCCAAGGCCGCCGATGGTGTTCGCCTCGCGCATCAGACGCGGGGCGAGGGCTTTCCGCTCGTGCTGATCGCCGGGCAGTCCAACAACCACCACTGGTGGGACGGCATCCGTGCCGATTTCCACGGCACGCACCGCACGATCACGTTCGACCACCGCGGCACCGGTGACAGTGACAAGCCGGATATCCCTTACAGCACACCGGGTTTCGCTGACGATGTGATCGCGGTGCTCGACGATCTGGGCATCGGCCGAGCCGACATCTACGGCACGTCGATGGGTGGCCGGGTGGCGCAGTGGGTGGCCGCGCGCTACCCCGAGCGCGTGCGTGCACTGGTGCTCGGCTGCACCTCGCCCGGCGGACGGCACGCGGTGGACCGGGGCGCCGACATCCGCCGGTCGCTCGCGGATCCGGCGACGGCGGGGCAGGCATTGAAGGATCTGATGTACACCCCGGCCTGGCTCGAGACCCATCCCGGCCCGTACCAGACGCTCGGCGATCCCGCGATGCCGGCGTATGCCCGGCGCCGCCACCTGCTGGCCAGCCATCGGCACGATGCCTGGGATGCGTTGCCCGGCATCGCGATTCCGACGTTGGTCGTGCACGGCAGCGACGACCGGTTCAATCCCGCGGCGAACGCACCGCTGCTCGCCGAGCGCATACCCGACAGCCGCTTGCTGATGATTCCCGGTGCGCGGCATGCCTATTTCGAGGAATTCCGGCATATCGCGAGCCCGGCCGTGCGCGAGTTCCTGGCGTCTGTCGACGATTGA
- a CDS encoding Bax inhibitor-1/YccA family protein, with protein sequence MRTSSNPIFKNLPQQQGGYAGFGSAAAGAGQFAQYGQQYPPQGYEQPYQPSAQAARPMTIDDVVTKTGITLGVVTVAAILSYGLTAVNNALAPLFVIVGGLVGLVLVLVATFGRKQDNPAIVLSYAAAEGLFLGALSFMFTNIAFGGVGGSGLIAQAVLGTFGVFFGMLVVYKTGAIRVTPRFTRMIVGAMIGVLVLMVGNMIAAFFTPGGFGLRDGGTISIIFSLVVIGIAAFSFLLDFDAADQLIRAQAPEKAAWGVALGLTVTLVWLYLEILRLLSYLQND encoded by the coding sequence GTGCGCACCTCAAGCAACCCGATCTTCAAGAACCTGCCGCAGCAGCAGGGAGGTTATGCGGGGTTCGGTTCGGCGGCTGCCGGAGCCGGACAGTTCGCCCAGTACGGCCAGCAGTACCCGCCGCAGGGCTACGAGCAGCCGTATCAGCCGTCCGCTCAGGCCGCCCGGCCGATGACCATCGACGACGTCGTCACCAAGACCGGCATCACGCTGGGTGTGGTGACGGTCGCCGCGATCCTGTCCTACGGGCTGACCGCCGTCAACAACGCGCTGGCTCCGCTGTTCGTGATCGTCGGCGGCCTGGTCGGGCTGGTGCTGGTGCTGGTCGCGACGTTCGGCCGCAAGCAGGACAACCCGGCCATCGTGCTGAGCTACGCCGCCGCCGAGGGCCTGTTCCTCGGTGCGCTGTCGTTCATGTTCACCAATATCGCCTTCGGCGGTGTGGGTGGTTCCGGGCTGATCGCACAGGCGGTGCTCGGCACCTTCGGCGTCTTCTTCGGCATGCTCGTGGTGTACAAGACCGGCGCCATCCGGGTGACACCGCGATTCACCCGCATGATCGTCGGCGCCATGATCGGCGTGCTGGTCCTGATGGTGGGCAACATGATCGCCGCGTTCTTCACCCCCGGCGGCTTCGGCCTGCGTGACGGCGGCACGATCTCGATCATCTTCAGCCTGGTCGTGATCGGTATCGCCGCGTTCAGCTTCCTGCTCGACTTCGACGCCGCCGACCAGCTCATCCGCGCCCAAGCGCCGGAGAAGGCGGCCTGGGGTGTGGCCCTGGGCCTGACCGTCACCCTGGTCTGGCTGTACCTCGAGATCCTGCGCCTGCTGAGCTACTTGCAGAACGATTAG
- a CDS encoding methyltransferase produces MQEVDDVLSRLRRYPDVEAVNLYAVDAADRLILDVAAESLAAAGSGRVAVIDDGYGALTLGAAAHGLTGIRVHQDLLTGELALANNARATGLADRYATHELDRRLLEGVRVVLLRLPRALSGLAEIADAIARHADPEVEVIAGARDKYLTPAMNDVLAESFESVRASRGRQKSRTLLAQGPKSLGSPLYPVREQLDELGLEVVAHGAAFSGPRLDIGTRFLLEHVRRMKPDARDAIDLGCGTGILAVALAKARPQVSVVGTDQSAAAVASARATAAANGVADRVRVLRDDAMTGVAGNSADLVLCNPPFHVGAAVHTGAAIKMFAETGRVLRPGGELWTVYNSHLNYRGVMERLVGKTDVVGRNRKFTVTRSVRGLHDVRQE; encoded by the coding sequence GTGCAGGAGGTCGACGACGTGCTGAGCCGGCTGCGGCGCTACCCGGACGTGGAGGCGGTGAACCTCTACGCGGTCGACGCCGCGGACCGGCTGATCCTCGACGTGGCCGCGGAGTCCCTCGCCGCCGCGGGCAGCGGGCGAGTCGCGGTCATCGACGACGGCTACGGCGCGCTCACCCTGGGCGCGGCCGCGCACGGCCTGACCGGGATCCGCGTGCACCAGGACCTGCTGACCGGCGAGCTCGCGCTGGCCAACAACGCCCGCGCCACCGGACTGGCCGACCGGTACGCCACGCACGAACTGGACCGCCGGCTGCTCGAGGGTGTCCGGGTGGTGCTGCTGCGCCTGCCGCGGGCGCTGTCCGGCCTGGCCGAGATCGCCGATGCGATCGCCCGCCACGCGGATCCGGAGGTCGAGGTGATCGCCGGTGCCCGCGACAAGTACCTGACCCCGGCCATGAACGACGTACTGGCCGAGTCGTTCGAATCGGTCAGGGCCAGCCGCGGCCGGCAGAAGTCGCGAACGCTGCTGGCGCAGGGGCCGAAATCACTGGGCAGCCCGCTCTACCCGGTGCGCGAGCAGCTCGACGAGCTGGGACTCGAGGTCGTCGCGCACGGTGCGGCGTTCTCCGGCCCGCGCCTGGACATCGGCACCCGATTCCTGCTGGAGCACGTCCGCCGGATGAAACCCGACGCCCGCGATGCCATCGATCTGGGTTGTGGCACCGGAATTCTCGCCGTCGCCCTGGCCAAGGCCCGTCCGCAGGTGAGCGTGGTGGGTACCGACCAGTCCGCGGCCGCGGTCGCCTCCGCCCGCGCGACCGCCGCCGCGAACGGTGTCGCCGATCGGGTGCGGGTGCTGCGCGACGACGCGATGACGGGAGTGGCGGGGAACAGCGCCGATCTCGTGCTGTGTAATCCCCCTTTCCACGTCGGCGCGGCGGTGCACACCGGTGCGGCGATCAAGATGTTCGCCGAGACCGGCCGGGTGCTGCGGCCCGGCGGGGAACTGTGGACTGTGTACAACTCGCACCTGAACTATCGTGGGGTAATGGAACGCCTGGTCGGCAAGACCGATGTGGTAGGCCGCAATCGCAAATTCACGGTGACGCGGTCGGTGCGTGGTCTGCACGACGTTCGGCAGGAGTAG
- a CDS encoding DUF305 domain-containing protein, which yields MSDSRIRNTLAGTGIAVALLIAGCSNDDSGSSAPTSAAPATGMPGMDHGAPTAAPARTDFTDADVMFLQMMYPHHAQAIDMAKLVPGRSQNQQLIALAANVEKAQEPEMRQFADLLRSFGKPEPTTMGPNGAGPNGAGPDSMGHDTMGHGMPGMMSPDRMTMLENTTGAEFDRMWMQMMIDHHQGAIDMANTELTTGVNPEAQRLAREIVTAQQAEIRQMRDMLGQG from the coding sequence ATGTCCGATTCGCGTATCCGAAACACCCTGGCAGGCACCGGAATCGCCGTGGCACTGCTCATCGCGGGCTGTAGCAACGACGACTCCGGCAGCTCCGCGCCGACATCCGCCGCACCGGCCACCGGCATGCCCGGTATGGACCACGGTGCGCCGACCGCGGCACCCGCGCGCACCGATTTCACCGACGCCGACGTGATGTTCCTGCAGATGATGTATCCGCATCATGCGCAGGCCATCGATATGGCGAAGCTGGTACCGGGCCGGTCGCAGAATCAGCAGCTGATCGCGCTGGCGGCGAATGTGGAGAAGGCGCAGGAGCCGGAGATGCGGCAGTTCGCGGATCTGCTGCGCAGCTTCGGCAAGCCCGAGCCCACGACCATGGGACCCAACGGAGCGGGACCCAACGGAGCGGGACCCGACAGCATGGGACACGACACGATGGGCCACGGCATGCCGGGCATGATGTCGCCGGACCGGATGACCATGCTGGAGAACACCACCGGTGCCGAGTTCGACCGGATGTGGATGCAGATGATGATCGACCATCACCAGGGCGCCATCGATATGGCGAACACCGAGCTGACGACGGGTGTCAACCCCGAAGCCCAGCGGCTGGCCCGGGAGATCGTCACCGCACAGCAGGCGGAGATCCGGCAGATGCGGGACATGCTCGGCCAGGGCTGA
- a CDS encoding CdaR family transcriptional regulator codes for MSGRTSHDLRSLSRQLVGHFATHVAPCATLPGDALHGDITTVTRVCLELTMDLLEGRDPADKVGRLQRAAADWAREGIPIDAVHHAVHEGFRLAFDLLLNRTDTDARPEDPAQLLLRILDTITPAVALAYVREHQAAVTEHHTAVHTLVSALLAGHPTSTMARESGIEIAPAYAVVAVHVPRHRDESHPSVDAKVVARRKLRRLQAELAARCSGRALSLLSVDGGTLLIPGDLTSEDTITDGRLDELVLGLSAAAQVSVMATVIPAMTPQVPDAADRAHELLDMVLRLDSAPGLYRFTDLAMEYQLTRPGPGLDRLGALLDPLDSYPDLLETLRRHLATGLSRQRTARQLQVHTNTVDYRLKRIGQLTGLDPAQPSGLWYLRAALVARTYRDAAPGNGVH; via the coding sequence ATGAGCGGACGCACATCCCACGACCTCCGGAGCCTGTCCCGGCAACTGGTCGGTCATTTCGCCACCCATGTGGCGCCGTGCGCAACGCTGCCCGGTGACGCCCTGCACGGTGACATCACCACCGTCACCCGTGTGTGCTTGGAACTGACGATGGACCTGTTGGAGGGGCGCGACCCCGCCGACAAGGTCGGGCGGCTGCAGCGCGCCGCCGCGGACTGGGCCCGCGAGGGCATTCCGATCGACGCCGTACACCACGCGGTCCACGAGGGCTTCCGGCTGGCCTTCGACCTGCTGCTGAACCGCACCGATACCGACGCCCGGCCGGAGGATCCCGCGCAGCTGCTGCTGCGCATCCTCGACACCATCACCCCGGCGGTGGCCCTGGCCTACGTGCGCGAGCACCAGGCCGCCGTCACCGAACATCACACCGCGGTGCACACCCTGGTCTCGGCGCTGCTGGCCGGGCATCCGACCTCCACGATGGCCCGGGAGAGCGGTATCGAGATCGCGCCGGCGTACGCGGTCGTCGCCGTGCACGTGCCGCGCCATCGCGACGAGTCGCATCCGAGCGTGGACGCGAAAGTCGTTGCCCGGCGCAAGCTCCGGCGGCTACAGGCCGAGCTGGCCGCCCGCTGCTCCGGCCGGGCGTTATCGCTGCTCAGCGTGGACGGCGGCACCCTCCTGATTCCCGGCGACCTGACCTCGGAGGACACCATCACCGACGGCCGGCTCGACGAGCTGGTCCTCGGCCTGTCCGCCGCCGCACAGGTATCCGTCATGGCGACGGTGATTCCCGCGATGACGCCGCAGGTTCCCGACGCCGCCGACCGGGCACACGAACTGCTGGACATGGTGCTGCGGCTGGACAGCGCGCCCGGGCTGTACCGGTTCACCGATCTGGCGATGGAGTACCAGCTCACCCGGCCCGGGCCGGGGCTCGACCGGCTCGGGGCACTGCTCGACCCGCTGGACTCCTACCCGGACCTGCTGGAAACGCTGCGCCGCCACCTGGCGACCGGACTGTCACGGCAACGCACCGCCCGGCAGTTGCAGGTGCACACCAACACCGTGGACTACCGGCTCAAGCGGATCGGCCAGCTCACCGGGCTGGATCCGGCCCAGCCCAGCGGGCTGTGGTATCTGCGCGCCGCGCTGGTGGCGCGCACCTATCGAGATGCCGCCCCCGGCAACGGGGTGCACTGA
- a CDS encoding TetR/AcrR family transcriptional regulator: protein MSTQTEDLTGPLPRGRHRLTRAEVQSSQYRRLCGAALVAVGELGYAATTVADIVSRAQVARRTFYAMFASKDECFAAAYDYGVDLGLRRLREAVTAAGPLSFHDRVRCQFEIYLAALAAQPEATRALYVETLVAGDPLVPHRARVHRLFADYFMEVARLGFAGGELSTEPDRQLIDVLLGGMDDRIRACLHERGAAALPGLTPLFTRAAMALCDGQC from the coding sequence ATGAGCACGCAGACCGAAGACCTGACCGGCCCCTTACCTCGGGGCCGTCACCGGTTGACCCGGGCCGAGGTGCAGTCGTCGCAGTACCGGCGGCTGTGCGGGGCGGCGCTGGTGGCGGTCGGCGAACTCGGATACGCGGCCACCACGGTCGCCGATATCGTGTCCCGGGCGCAGGTGGCGCGCCGCACCTTCTACGCGATGTTCGCCAGTAAGGACGAATGTTTTGCCGCCGCTTACGATTACGGTGTCGACCTGGGGTTGCGCCGGTTGCGCGAGGCGGTGACCGCGGCCGGCCCGCTGAGCTTCCACGACCGGGTGCGGTGCCAGTTCGAGATCTACCTGGCCGCGCTGGCCGCCCAGCCGGAGGCGACCCGAGCCCTGTACGTGGAGACGCTGGTGGCGGGCGATCCGCTGGTGCCGCATCGCGCCCGGGTGCACCGGCTGTTCGCCGACTACTTCATGGAGGTGGCCCGTCTGGGTTTCGCCGGTGGGGAATTGAGCACCGAACCCGATCGGCAGCTGATCGACGTGCTGCTCGGCGGGATGGACGATCGGATCCGGGCCTGTCTGCACGAGCGCGGTGCGGCGGCGCTGCCCGGGCTGACGCCGCTGTTCACCCGCGCCGCGATGGCGCTGTGCGACGGGCAGTGCTGA
- a CDS encoding HD domain-containing phosphohydrolase: protein MPIPPASIRVTEVLAALSLTTDLATGAPFEKGLATCLLATALAERAGLDEADRRNVFHGALLGAVGCTSRASENAAAFSDDIAFQQVYHVLDPGDAEVFAAQVGGFGSWEPGLQPLLRDRLVDTIPGKAPAAVRSVCEVSRALGPRLGLPEAAIVALTEVKERWDGLGAPERLEGEAISLTGRIMHVAEQAVLAAAEQGRDAAVTELRRRAGGHLDPDLVALFAADADAVWDCLDVPDVLATVVHREPGVPVHIRPGDRLQLCLALAIIVDLKGRWLLGHSGHVADLAGTAAELSGMPDDERDTLRAAALLHDIGRAGVSSAIWDRPGPLGSGEWERVRLHTYWTERVLQRCPGLADLADIAAGHHERLDGSGYHRGISGRDSSKQARILAAADVFAALTEPRPYRPAHAPADAADELMAAAKAGRLDREACAAVVEAGGLRKPRADLPCGLTEREVEVLRLAARGLSNRQIAADLVVSERTVGHHLGHIYDKTGRRTRAGAAVFAMEHGLLPD, encoded by the coding sequence GTGCCGATTCCGCCCGCTTCGATCCGGGTCACCGAAGTGCTCGCCGCGCTGTCGCTCACGACCGACCTGGCGACCGGGGCGCCGTTCGAGAAGGGTCTGGCGACCTGCCTGTTGGCCACCGCTCTCGCCGAGCGGGCCGGCCTGGACGAGGCGGACCGCCGGAACGTCTTCCACGGCGCCCTGCTCGGTGCCGTCGGATGCACCAGTCGTGCCTCGGAGAATGCCGCGGCGTTCTCCGACGATATCGCGTTCCAGCAGGTCTATCACGTGCTGGATCCGGGGGACGCGGAGGTTTTCGCCGCACAGGTGGGCGGCTTCGGTTCGTGGGAACCCGGCCTCCAGCCGCTGCTGCGAGACCGTCTGGTCGACACGATTCCCGGCAAGGCGCCCGCGGCGGTCCGATCGGTGTGCGAGGTCAGCCGGGCCCTCGGCCCCCGCCTCGGGTTACCCGAGGCGGCGATCGTCGCGCTGACCGAGGTGAAGGAGCGCTGGGACGGCCTCGGCGCACCGGAACGGCTGGAGGGCGAGGCGATCTCGCTGACCGGCCGGATCATGCACGTCGCCGAACAGGCGGTGCTCGCCGCCGCCGAACAGGGGCGCGACGCCGCGGTGACCGAACTGCGGCGGCGGGCGGGCGGCCATCTCGACCCGGACCTGGTGGCCCTGTTCGCCGCCGATGCCGACGCCGTATGGGACTGTCTCGACGTACCGGATGTGCTCGCCACGGTGGTGCACCGGGAACCGGGCGTGCCGGTGCACATCCGGCCCGGCGATCGGCTGCAACTGTGCCTGGCGCTGGCGATCATCGTGGATCTGAAAGGCCGCTGGCTGCTGGGACATTCGGGGCATGTCGCCGATCTCGCCGGCACGGCGGCGGAACTGAGCGGCATGCCGGACGACGAGCGGGACACCCTGCGGGCCGCGGCGCTGCTGCACGACATCGGCCGCGCCGGGGTATCCAGTGCGATCTGGGATCGGCCCGGGCCGCTCGGCTCCGGCGAGTGGGAACGCGTTCGGCTGCACACCTATTGGACCGAACGGGTGTTGCAGCGCTGTCCCGGGCTGGCCGACCTGGCCGATATCGCCGCCGGGCATCACGAACGCCTGGACGGCAGCGGCTATCACCGCGGCATCAGCGGTCGCGACAGCTCCAAACAGGCCCGGATACTCGCCGCCGCAGATGTTTTCGCGGCGCTCACCGAGCCCCGCCCGTACCGTCCCGCGCACGCTCCGGCCGACGCCGCCGACGAACTGATGGCCGCGGCCAAGGCCGGTCGTCTGGACCGGGAGGCCTGTGCCGCGGTGGTGGAGGCGGGCGGGCTGCGCAAGCCGCGCGCCGACCTGCCGTGCGGTCTCACCGAACGCGAGGTGGAGGTGCTGCGGCTGGCCGCGCGCGGGCTGTCCAATCGGCAGATCGCCGCGGATCTGGTCGTTTCCGAACGCACCGTGGGGCATCATCTGGGGCACATCTACGACAAGACCGGCCGCCGCACCCGCGCCGGCGCGGCGGTGTTCGCCATGGAGCACGGACTGCTGCCGGATTAG